From one Notolabrus celidotus isolate fNotCel1 chromosome 24, fNotCel1.pri, whole genome shotgun sequence genomic stretch:
- the trak2 gene encoding trafficking kinesin-binding protein 2 isoform X1: MFEAKPRAVEKKESSTETDEGLGSSGRHYGSGSLGSSSACSVYLSDSQDWVVSPSCSPDEAPSQHTAISPMLAEETFRYMTYFALEPSSYPHPGSQSLSKVLSADRVEQMTKTYNDVEVVTHLLAERDRDLELAARIGQSLLQRNHLLQERNEALEEQLAQALDQVNQLQHELSKKDELLRMVANASEESETESNVSTPLRQRPPVGATTAATALSQLECMQSKLQELEEENLVLRSEACQLKRDTMTYEEKEQQLVSDCVKELRESNTQMVSLTDDLSQKNEELLRHQEEIAQLLSQIVELQHRVKELALQKEELRIHLQASKEAQRQLTAELDELADRNAECVEMLHESQEEIKDLRNRNTPSAGMRRHLSYGLYPMDSLAAEIEGTMRRELSVEEESVFKDQRFKEMPQTLDLASSPCRVSQKRVFQTVRSINASSSSLSRPASATPPIPGSGQSSLVMTAQPFQSNQGDEVPMGQPGCPGGNDLTRALHRLSLRRQNFLCERQFFQAEREKKLQALSGVEEGEVSGYNSPMGSVHSSFSNLSELSFGSSIFKTFLPEKLQIVKPMEGSLTLHHWQQLAKPHLATILDPHPGVVTKGFCQLAQDAVYRLSDMEEDEEDEELKRIGDVEKGAAERGKEDEEEEEEEGGITFKVHCTSTPEERRERKQSVSPLPVPLLSPGTPASSSSVRSDLRLPPAASHVTEKPSQSAHSIPGACATVVQSQIITSTSTTVSSSVQNPGKCQSSTFSTYTFTTCRILHPSDLTQVTTSSRSSIMANTPSSMRTGPSTPLTPCRLSLGDSFPPRRTPAPPCGLAKLVLERGISAQVSTDTPPPSPKPAARQPLFRLLPSTPPNSPSHSPTPSPLPTESRQHSADNFLASRPAELFLQDVYGLNLGRAPHPDLPSPNQEAPGLVQSPKPGRARPDQSSVSLVERLRQIGFNKVLQGAISDVSAPRQDSATFVSAGGGSLLDGLRRNQSLPAMIGARAGKSTSNQTPPPHPTTLALPPPPWGNPKERRRHLGSVSHPPSSSTKR, translated from the exons CGTATTTTGCTTTGGAGCCCTCCTCTTATCCCCATCCTGGCTCTCAGAGCCTCTCCAAAG TCCTCAGTGCCGACCGCGTGGAGCAGATGACCAAGACCTACAATGACGTGGAAGTGGTCACGCATCTTCTCGCCGAG CGAGACCGAGACTTGGAACTGGCGGCTAGGATCGGTCAGTCGCTGCTGCAAAGGAACCACCTGCTGCAGGAACGCAATGAGGCCTTAGAGGAACAGCTAGCACAGGCCTTGGACCAG GTTAATCAGCTGCAACATGAGCTCAGTAAGAAGGACGAGTTGCTCCGGATGGTGGCCAACGCCTCGGAGGAGAGCGAGACCGAATCCAATGTGTCCACACCGCTGCGGCAGCGTCCACCAGTCGGGGCGACCACCGCCGCCACGGCACTCAGCCAGCTGGAGTGTATGCAGAGcaagctgcaggagctggaggaggagaacctGGTGCTGAGGTCTGAG GCATGTCAACTTAAAAGAGACACCATGACCTATGAGgagaaggagcagcagctcgTCAGCGACTGTGTCAAAGAGCTTC GCGAGTCCAACACCCAGATGGTGTCTCTGACAGATGATCTGTCTCAGAAGAACGAGGAGCTGCTCAGACACCAGGAGGAGATCGCTCAGCTGCTTTCACAGATAGTAGAGCTGCAACACCGCGTAAAGGAG CTGGCTCTCCAGAAGGAGGAGCTGAGAATCCACCTGCAGGCCTCAAAAGAAGCTCAGAGACAGCTCACAGCAGAG CTGGACGAGTTGGCAGACAGGAATGCCGAGTGTGTAGAGATGCTCCACGAATCCCAGGAGGAGATCAAGGACCTGCGCAATAGAAACACTCCCTCTGCTGGGATGCGAAGGCACCTTTCCTACGGCCTCTACCCCATG GACTCCTTAGCGGCAGAAATTGAGGGCACCATGAGGAGAGAGCTGAGTGTTGAGGAAGAGAGCGTCTTCAAGGACCAAAG GTTTAAAGAAATGCCTCAAACATTGGATCTGGCCTCTTCTCCCTGCAGAGTATCCCAGAAGCGAGTTTTTCAAACAGTAAGATCCATAAAcgcctcatcatcatcattatcacgCCCGGCCTCGGCCACGCCTCCAATCCCTGGCTCGGGTCAGAGCTCCCTGGTGATGACCGCACAGCCCTTCCAGTCCAATCAAGG TGACGAGGTGCCGATGGGCCAGCCGGGATGTCCAGGTGGGAATGATCTAACCAGAGCGCTCCACCGCCTCTCCCTGCGACGACAGAACTTCCTGTGCGAGCGTCAGTTTTTCCAGGCGGAGCGTGAGAAGAAGCTGCAGGCGCTGTCAGGGGTAGAAGAAGGAGAGGTGAGCGGGTACAACTCGCCGATGGGTAGCGTGCATTCATCTTTCTCCAACCTGTCGGAGCTCTCATTCGGGTCCAGCATCTTCAAGACCTTCCTGCCGGAGAAGCTCCAGATCGTCAAACCCATGGAAG GCTCACTGACGCTCCATCACTGGCAGCAGTTAGCCAAACCGCATCTAGCCACCATCCTAGACCCCCATCCTGGGGTGGTGACCAAAGGTTTCTGCCAACTGGCACAGGACGCTGTCTACCGCCTCTCTGAcatggaggaggacgaggaggatgaggagctcAAAAGGATTGGAGACGTGGAGAAAGGGGCTGCCGAGCGGGGAAAGGAagacgaagaggaggaagaggaggaaggcgGCATCACCTTCAAGGTCCACTGTACGTCAACgccggaggagaggagggaaaggaaaCAGTCAGTGTCTCCACTTCCTGTGCCGCTGCTCTCACCTGGGACACCCGCGTCCTCTTCATCAGTCAGATCAGACCTCCGGTTGCCCCCTGCTGCTAGTCATGTGACTGAGAAACCCAGCCAATCAGCTCATTCCATTCCAGGAGCTTGTGCAACAGTGGTCCAATCACAAATTATCACTTCTACATCAACAACTGTATCTTCCTCTG TCCAAAATCCAGGGAAGTGTCAGAGCTCCACCTTCTCCACCTACACCTTCACAACCTGTCGCATCCTGCACCCCAGTGACCTCACACAAGTAACCACAAG TTCTCGGTCATCCATCATGGCCAACACACCCAGCTCCATGAGGACAGGTCCGAGTACCCCACTGACTCCTTGCAGACTAAGTCTGGGTGACTCCTTCCCTCCTCGTCGCACCCCTGCGCCTCCATGTGGACTAGCCAAGCTGGTCCTGGAGAGAGGAATTTCAGCACAAGTCTCCACTGACACTCCGCCACCATCCCCAAAACCAGCCGCCAGGCAACCCCTGTTCCGCCTCCTTCCCAGCACACCCCCAAACTCACCGTCCCACTCGCCCACTCCTTCCCCTCTTCCCACAGAGTCCCGCCAGCACTCGGCGGATAATTTCCTAGCGTCACGACCAGCTGAGTTGTTCCTTCAGGACGTTTACGGGTTGAATCTCGGCCGGGCTCCACATCCTGACCTTCCTAGCCCTAACCAGGAAGCCCCAGGCCTAGTCCAGTCACCTAAGCCAGGCCGAGCCAGGCCTGACCAAAGCAGCGTCAGCCTGGTGGAGAGGTTGCGCCAGATCGGGTTCAACAAGGTGCTCCAGGGTGCAATTTCAGATGTTTCAGCACCGCGCCAGGATTCTGCAACTTTTGTGTCAGCAGGAGGGGGAAGCCTATTGGACGGCCTCAGGCGCAATCAGAGCCTCCCTGCAATGATTGGCGCCCGAGCAGGGAAATCCACCAGTAACCAAACCCCGCCTCCTCACCCCACCACCCTcgccctccctcctccaccgTGGGGCAACCCCAAAGAACGGCGCCGACATCTTGGCTCTGTCTCCCACCCCCCTTCGAGTTCAACCAAACGCTGA
- the trak2 gene encoding trafficking kinesin-binding protein 2 isoform X2: MFEAKPRAVEKKESSTETDEGLGSSGRHYGSGSLGSSSACSVYLSDSQDWVVSPSCSPDEAPSQHTAISPMLAEETFRYMTYFALEPSSYPHPGSQSLSKVLSADRVEQMTKTYNDVEVVTHLLAERDRDLELAARIGQSLLQRNHLLQERNEALEEQLAQALDQVNQLQHELSKKDELLRMVANASEESETESNVSTPLRQRPPVGATTAATALSQLECMQSKLQELEEENLVLRSEACQLKRDTMTYEEKEQQLVSDCVKELRESNTQMVSLTDDLSQKNEELLRHQEEIAQLLSQIVELQHRVKELALQKEELRIHLQASKEAQRQLTAELDELADRNAECVEMLHESQEEIKDLRNRNTPSAGMRRHLSYGLYPMDSLAAEIEGTMRRELSVEEESVFKDQRVSQKRVFQTVRSINASSSSLSRPASATPPIPGSGQSSLVMTAQPFQSNQGDEVPMGQPGCPGGNDLTRALHRLSLRRQNFLCERQFFQAEREKKLQALSGVEEGEVSGYNSPMGSVHSSFSNLSELSFGSSIFKTFLPEKLQIVKPMEGSLTLHHWQQLAKPHLATILDPHPGVVTKGFCQLAQDAVYRLSDMEEDEEDEELKRIGDVEKGAAERGKEDEEEEEEEGGITFKVHCTSTPEERRERKQSVSPLPVPLLSPGTPASSSSVRSDLRLPPAASHVTEKPSQSAHSIPGACATVVQSQIITSTSTTVSSSVQNPGKCQSSTFSTYTFTTCRILHPSDLTQVTTSSRSSIMANTPSSMRTGPSTPLTPCRLSLGDSFPPRRTPAPPCGLAKLVLERGISAQVSTDTPPPSPKPAARQPLFRLLPSTPPNSPSHSPTPSPLPTESRQHSADNFLASRPAELFLQDVYGLNLGRAPHPDLPSPNQEAPGLVQSPKPGRARPDQSSVSLVERLRQIGFNKVLQGAISDVSAPRQDSATFVSAGGGSLLDGLRRNQSLPAMIGARAGKSTSNQTPPPHPTTLALPPPPWGNPKERRRHLGSVSHPPSSSTKR, from the exons CGTATTTTGCTTTGGAGCCCTCCTCTTATCCCCATCCTGGCTCTCAGAGCCTCTCCAAAG TCCTCAGTGCCGACCGCGTGGAGCAGATGACCAAGACCTACAATGACGTGGAAGTGGTCACGCATCTTCTCGCCGAG CGAGACCGAGACTTGGAACTGGCGGCTAGGATCGGTCAGTCGCTGCTGCAAAGGAACCACCTGCTGCAGGAACGCAATGAGGCCTTAGAGGAACAGCTAGCACAGGCCTTGGACCAG GTTAATCAGCTGCAACATGAGCTCAGTAAGAAGGACGAGTTGCTCCGGATGGTGGCCAACGCCTCGGAGGAGAGCGAGACCGAATCCAATGTGTCCACACCGCTGCGGCAGCGTCCACCAGTCGGGGCGACCACCGCCGCCACGGCACTCAGCCAGCTGGAGTGTATGCAGAGcaagctgcaggagctggaggaggagaacctGGTGCTGAGGTCTGAG GCATGTCAACTTAAAAGAGACACCATGACCTATGAGgagaaggagcagcagctcgTCAGCGACTGTGTCAAAGAGCTTC GCGAGTCCAACACCCAGATGGTGTCTCTGACAGATGATCTGTCTCAGAAGAACGAGGAGCTGCTCAGACACCAGGAGGAGATCGCTCAGCTGCTTTCACAGATAGTAGAGCTGCAACACCGCGTAAAGGAG CTGGCTCTCCAGAAGGAGGAGCTGAGAATCCACCTGCAGGCCTCAAAAGAAGCTCAGAGACAGCTCACAGCAGAG CTGGACGAGTTGGCAGACAGGAATGCCGAGTGTGTAGAGATGCTCCACGAATCCCAGGAGGAGATCAAGGACCTGCGCAATAGAAACACTCCCTCTGCTGGGATGCGAAGGCACCTTTCCTACGGCCTCTACCCCATG GACTCCTTAGCGGCAGAAATTGAGGGCACCATGAGGAGAGAGCTGAGTGTTGAGGAAGAGAGCGTCTTCAAGGACCAAAG AGTATCCCAGAAGCGAGTTTTTCAAACAGTAAGATCCATAAAcgcctcatcatcatcattatcacgCCCGGCCTCGGCCACGCCTCCAATCCCTGGCTCGGGTCAGAGCTCCCTGGTGATGACCGCACAGCCCTTCCAGTCCAATCAAGG TGACGAGGTGCCGATGGGCCAGCCGGGATGTCCAGGTGGGAATGATCTAACCAGAGCGCTCCACCGCCTCTCCCTGCGACGACAGAACTTCCTGTGCGAGCGTCAGTTTTTCCAGGCGGAGCGTGAGAAGAAGCTGCAGGCGCTGTCAGGGGTAGAAGAAGGAGAGGTGAGCGGGTACAACTCGCCGATGGGTAGCGTGCATTCATCTTTCTCCAACCTGTCGGAGCTCTCATTCGGGTCCAGCATCTTCAAGACCTTCCTGCCGGAGAAGCTCCAGATCGTCAAACCCATGGAAG GCTCACTGACGCTCCATCACTGGCAGCAGTTAGCCAAACCGCATCTAGCCACCATCCTAGACCCCCATCCTGGGGTGGTGACCAAAGGTTTCTGCCAACTGGCACAGGACGCTGTCTACCGCCTCTCTGAcatggaggaggacgaggaggatgaggagctcAAAAGGATTGGAGACGTGGAGAAAGGGGCTGCCGAGCGGGGAAAGGAagacgaagaggaggaagaggaggaaggcgGCATCACCTTCAAGGTCCACTGTACGTCAACgccggaggagaggagggaaaggaaaCAGTCAGTGTCTCCACTTCCTGTGCCGCTGCTCTCACCTGGGACACCCGCGTCCTCTTCATCAGTCAGATCAGACCTCCGGTTGCCCCCTGCTGCTAGTCATGTGACTGAGAAACCCAGCCAATCAGCTCATTCCATTCCAGGAGCTTGTGCAACAGTGGTCCAATCACAAATTATCACTTCTACATCAACAACTGTATCTTCCTCTG TCCAAAATCCAGGGAAGTGTCAGAGCTCCACCTTCTCCACCTACACCTTCACAACCTGTCGCATCCTGCACCCCAGTGACCTCACACAAGTAACCACAAG TTCTCGGTCATCCATCATGGCCAACACACCCAGCTCCATGAGGACAGGTCCGAGTACCCCACTGACTCCTTGCAGACTAAGTCTGGGTGACTCCTTCCCTCCTCGTCGCACCCCTGCGCCTCCATGTGGACTAGCCAAGCTGGTCCTGGAGAGAGGAATTTCAGCACAAGTCTCCACTGACACTCCGCCACCATCCCCAAAACCAGCCGCCAGGCAACCCCTGTTCCGCCTCCTTCCCAGCACACCCCCAAACTCACCGTCCCACTCGCCCACTCCTTCCCCTCTTCCCACAGAGTCCCGCCAGCACTCGGCGGATAATTTCCTAGCGTCACGACCAGCTGAGTTGTTCCTTCAGGACGTTTACGGGTTGAATCTCGGCCGGGCTCCACATCCTGACCTTCCTAGCCCTAACCAGGAAGCCCCAGGCCTAGTCCAGTCACCTAAGCCAGGCCGAGCCAGGCCTGACCAAAGCAGCGTCAGCCTGGTGGAGAGGTTGCGCCAGATCGGGTTCAACAAGGTGCTCCAGGGTGCAATTTCAGATGTTTCAGCACCGCGCCAGGATTCTGCAACTTTTGTGTCAGCAGGAGGGGGAAGCCTATTGGACGGCCTCAGGCGCAATCAGAGCCTCCCTGCAATGATTGGCGCCCGAGCAGGGAAATCCACCAGTAACCAAACCCCGCCTCCTCACCCCACCACCCTcgccctccctcctccaccgTGGGGCAACCCCAAAGAACGGCGCCGACATCTTGGCTCTGTCTCCCACCCCCCTTCGAGTTCAACCAAACGCTGA
- the trak2 gene encoding trafficking kinesin-binding protein 2 isoform X3 encodes MFEAKPRAVEKKESSTETDEGLGSSGRHYGSGSLGSSSACSVYLSDSQDWVVSPSCSPDEAPSQHTAISPMLAEETFRYMILSADRVEQMTKTYNDVEVVTHLLAERDRDLELAARIGQSLLQRNHLLQERNEALEEQLAQALDQVNQLQHELSKKDELLRMVANASEESETESNVSTPLRQRPPVGATTAATALSQLECMQSKLQELEEENLVLRSEACQLKRDTMTYEEKEQQLVSDCVKELRESNTQMVSLTDDLSQKNEELLRHQEEIAQLLSQIVELQHRVKELALQKEELRIHLQASKEAQRQLTAELDELADRNAECVEMLHESQEEIKDLRNRNTPSAGMRRHLSYGLYPMDSLAAEIEGTMRRELSVEEESVFKDQRFKEMPQTLDLASSPCRVSQKRVFQTVRSINASSSSLSRPASATPPIPGSGQSSLVMTAQPFQSNQGDEVPMGQPGCPGGNDLTRALHRLSLRRQNFLCERQFFQAEREKKLQALSGVEEGEVSGYNSPMGSVHSSFSNLSELSFGSSIFKTFLPEKLQIVKPMEGSLTLHHWQQLAKPHLATILDPHPGVVTKGFCQLAQDAVYRLSDMEEDEEDEELKRIGDVEKGAAERGKEDEEEEEEEGGITFKVHCTSTPEERRERKQSVSPLPVPLLSPGTPASSSSVRSDLRLPPAASHVTEKPSQSAHSIPGACATVVQSQIITSTSTTVSSSVQNPGKCQSSTFSTYTFTTCRILHPSDLTQVTTSSRSSIMANTPSSMRTGPSTPLTPCRLSLGDSFPPRRTPAPPCGLAKLVLERGISAQVSTDTPPPSPKPAARQPLFRLLPSTPPNSPSHSPTPSPLPTESRQHSADNFLASRPAELFLQDVYGLNLGRAPHPDLPSPNQEAPGLVQSPKPGRARPDQSSVSLVERLRQIGFNKVLQGAISDVSAPRQDSATFVSAGGGSLLDGLRRNQSLPAMIGARAGKSTSNQTPPPHPTTLALPPPPWGNPKERRRHLGSVSHPPSSSTKR; translated from the exons TCCTCAGTGCCGACCGCGTGGAGCAGATGACCAAGACCTACAATGACGTGGAAGTGGTCACGCATCTTCTCGCCGAG CGAGACCGAGACTTGGAACTGGCGGCTAGGATCGGTCAGTCGCTGCTGCAAAGGAACCACCTGCTGCAGGAACGCAATGAGGCCTTAGAGGAACAGCTAGCACAGGCCTTGGACCAG GTTAATCAGCTGCAACATGAGCTCAGTAAGAAGGACGAGTTGCTCCGGATGGTGGCCAACGCCTCGGAGGAGAGCGAGACCGAATCCAATGTGTCCACACCGCTGCGGCAGCGTCCACCAGTCGGGGCGACCACCGCCGCCACGGCACTCAGCCAGCTGGAGTGTATGCAGAGcaagctgcaggagctggaggaggagaacctGGTGCTGAGGTCTGAG GCATGTCAACTTAAAAGAGACACCATGACCTATGAGgagaaggagcagcagctcgTCAGCGACTGTGTCAAAGAGCTTC GCGAGTCCAACACCCAGATGGTGTCTCTGACAGATGATCTGTCTCAGAAGAACGAGGAGCTGCTCAGACACCAGGAGGAGATCGCTCAGCTGCTTTCACAGATAGTAGAGCTGCAACACCGCGTAAAGGAG CTGGCTCTCCAGAAGGAGGAGCTGAGAATCCACCTGCAGGCCTCAAAAGAAGCTCAGAGACAGCTCACAGCAGAG CTGGACGAGTTGGCAGACAGGAATGCCGAGTGTGTAGAGATGCTCCACGAATCCCAGGAGGAGATCAAGGACCTGCGCAATAGAAACACTCCCTCTGCTGGGATGCGAAGGCACCTTTCCTACGGCCTCTACCCCATG GACTCCTTAGCGGCAGAAATTGAGGGCACCATGAGGAGAGAGCTGAGTGTTGAGGAAGAGAGCGTCTTCAAGGACCAAAG GTTTAAAGAAATGCCTCAAACATTGGATCTGGCCTCTTCTCCCTGCAGAGTATCCCAGAAGCGAGTTTTTCAAACAGTAAGATCCATAAAcgcctcatcatcatcattatcacgCCCGGCCTCGGCCACGCCTCCAATCCCTGGCTCGGGTCAGAGCTCCCTGGTGATGACCGCACAGCCCTTCCAGTCCAATCAAGG TGACGAGGTGCCGATGGGCCAGCCGGGATGTCCAGGTGGGAATGATCTAACCAGAGCGCTCCACCGCCTCTCCCTGCGACGACAGAACTTCCTGTGCGAGCGTCAGTTTTTCCAGGCGGAGCGTGAGAAGAAGCTGCAGGCGCTGTCAGGGGTAGAAGAAGGAGAGGTGAGCGGGTACAACTCGCCGATGGGTAGCGTGCATTCATCTTTCTCCAACCTGTCGGAGCTCTCATTCGGGTCCAGCATCTTCAAGACCTTCCTGCCGGAGAAGCTCCAGATCGTCAAACCCATGGAAG GCTCACTGACGCTCCATCACTGGCAGCAGTTAGCCAAACCGCATCTAGCCACCATCCTAGACCCCCATCCTGGGGTGGTGACCAAAGGTTTCTGCCAACTGGCACAGGACGCTGTCTACCGCCTCTCTGAcatggaggaggacgaggaggatgaggagctcAAAAGGATTGGAGACGTGGAGAAAGGGGCTGCCGAGCGGGGAAAGGAagacgaagaggaggaagaggaggaaggcgGCATCACCTTCAAGGTCCACTGTACGTCAACgccggaggagaggagggaaaggaaaCAGTCAGTGTCTCCACTTCCTGTGCCGCTGCTCTCACCTGGGACACCCGCGTCCTCTTCATCAGTCAGATCAGACCTCCGGTTGCCCCCTGCTGCTAGTCATGTGACTGAGAAACCCAGCCAATCAGCTCATTCCATTCCAGGAGCTTGTGCAACAGTGGTCCAATCACAAATTATCACTTCTACATCAACAACTGTATCTTCCTCTG TCCAAAATCCAGGGAAGTGTCAGAGCTCCACCTTCTCCACCTACACCTTCACAACCTGTCGCATCCTGCACCCCAGTGACCTCACACAAGTAACCACAAG TTCTCGGTCATCCATCATGGCCAACACACCCAGCTCCATGAGGACAGGTCCGAGTACCCCACTGACTCCTTGCAGACTAAGTCTGGGTGACTCCTTCCCTCCTCGTCGCACCCCTGCGCCTCCATGTGGACTAGCCAAGCTGGTCCTGGAGAGAGGAATTTCAGCACAAGTCTCCACTGACACTCCGCCACCATCCCCAAAACCAGCCGCCAGGCAACCCCTGTTCCGCCTCCTTCCCAGCACACCCCCAAACTCACCGTCCCACTCGCCCACTCCTTCCCCTCTTCCCACAGAGTCCCGCCAGCACTCGGCGGATAATTTCCTAGCGTCACGACCAGCTGAGTTGTTCCTTCAGGACGTTTACGGGTTGAATCTCGGCCGGGCTCCACATCCTGACCTTCCTAGCCCTAACCAGGAAGCCCCAGGCCTAGTCCAGTCACCTAAGCCAGGCCGAGCCAGGCCTGACCAAAGCAGCGTCAGCCTGGTGGAGAGGTTGCGCCAGATCGGGTTCAACAAGGTGCTCCAGGGTGCAATTTCAGATGTTTCAGCACCGCGCCAGGATTCTGCAACTTTTGTGTCAGCAGGAGGGGGAAGCCTATTGGACGGCCTCAGGCGCAATCAGAGCCTCCCTGCAATGATTGGCGCCCGAGCAGGGAAATCCACCAGTAACCAAACCCCGCCTCCTCACCCCACCACCCTcgccctccctcctccaccgTGGGGCAACCCCAAAGAACGGCGCCGACATCTTGGCTCTGTCTCCCACCCCCCTTCGAGTTCAACCAAACGCTGA